TTGGCTTGTTGGAGTTGgctttaatttattctacaattaatgatttattatttttggataCTTTTAAAACGTTTGTGTTGAAATAGTGTTGGCATAGAGACTATTTTCTACTATGTACATTTGATATTCCTTttctttaacaaatattatttgaagaaacaaatttaatggttttgattttaaatttatttataacactaaaaatgtgtatttttagtggtattattttccttttacAAAGTCTAGTCACACCACGTTGGTCACCCTACCAAGAGTTACTtgatcaaaaatatttgttttttttaccaatGGCAAGTTTGACCGTAGGCTGGCTCCacagattattaattaaaattttgtgaatttattatattgccATAGCAGAAGCTAGtgtacaaaagaaaacaacataggtttaaaaaaaaaaacaacgttCTATAAATTTAGGTTTATTTGGATTAAAACTAGTTTACAAAATAGATATGTATCAGCTTTGAAAAAaggctgaaacatttttttatacagcaATGGAGCGTGGCGACGatcatttttaaacttatgtaaaaatgtttaatgctTAGTAAGCAATTGACAAAGCATCATCGCGttagaaaatatatcttaaaacttttataaaaggTATAAAAAGCAATTATAGGTAGCTTAAGTCTAGCTTGTAGCATCAATTACTTCTggcttatatattatatttcatcaGGAACATTAtagacttaaaattatatgggGAATAGTGTTTTCAACATGTGTGGGAGAAAAACACCTTTTTCTGTTATTATTCCAGTGATCAAGAAAGCTGGAGTGATGTCAAATGATGGATTCCAACAATTTATACctagaacaaaatatttttgagtgTGAATTTGATAACTTTAGGATATATGGGCAATTTTCGAAGGCCACACACAATACCATATTATGAAATCAacagtttataaattaatacaaattaatatatatttctatatggATAGTACTTACAAAAGAATAACAGAAACTGTTAAGTAATAAGACTGTCTTCTTTTAGCACAAAGCTAAATTGTGAAACATGTTCTAGAATAAAAGCTTACCAGGAGCTGCAATCCTCCTATCACCAATATGTGTCATTTCTTTATCCGGTCTCTCCTCAATCTTGATATGTTCCCCAGATGGCACATTTATATCAATAGATGTGAACGGTGCAGCCACATAAAATGGTACATTATGATATTTTGCCACAATCGCAATTTGATATGTACCAATTTTATTTGCTGTGTCTCCATTTGCCGCTACCTGTTAATAGgaccaataatataaataaaatataccaaaacttatttgtttaatttgattgattttttcatatgacatttttatttactacaaaaagttacattgtaatgaataaaactttttagtgGTCATTCGtatcttataaagaaattattattcactTACATGAATAAGAGTAATAACTGagaaaatttttatattaaccgattttgaaaatataagtttaacaTGTATTTGATATTGTTGTAATGGAATGTGTGACTATGATGATCTGTTTAGGCTTCCCAGCATGTATGCTAAAATTCAgatatgtatgtttgtttaaaaactttttgggaactaattcatataaaaaatattcttaatataaacagtaaaaacaaaattggtttagtaattttttagATATAGCAATGCCCTTTTCGGgacaaataatattgttgaCAGGTATGGGTttctaaattacattaatttaacacAATGAGGGTAGATAGATCTCACCCTATCAGCGCCAACAACGACGGCACCAATCTTTCTGACATGCATAAGAGCAGCCACCATACTGTCTACAATAAGAGTAGCAGGAATTTTCTCATGCACCAGCTCGAATGCTGTTAATCTAGCACCTTGATTGTAGGGTCTGGTCTCCGTGCAGAATACATGTTCTGAAAAGGTAATTTTGTCCATATAAGAAAAACGGTATTAGTTTCTCGACGAGTCTTTAGGgaaaaagtaatgaaacattttattcGGAATTAagaaacacacacacatatatatacatatattgatGTAAGTAACACCAGTTTTCCaccttttttattactattgatTTTGCGTATTCGCTACAATGAAGAACTTTATAACATCCTAGACGACGCCTACATAGTCCAATTCATAAAGTGGAACAGGCTCAAGTGGTAGGGACATGTGCACCGAATGGCGGACAGGACAGGACTCAACGCAGTGGTAGGAGAAAACAAGGTAGACCGAGGCTGCGTTTGAGGGATGGAGTTGTCAAGGACTTCGAAACGATAAGGGTTCGAAATTGGTCGCGGGAAGCACTGGATATAGTGCGATCGAGAAGTGTGCTTGAGGAGGGCCAGAAGGGGCTGTATAGGCATTGTTGATGATGAATTAGCCTGTGTGACTAATGAATTTTTACATCTCAACAGTATGCTAAAGAATTACCacagaattataatttaaaaataaacgtaaTAGTAAGCTGTTggatattattagaaaaattgctccagtatttaatttaacaatcgTACTTGAAAAACACCTGGATActatgataatttttcttaaagaCATTTCTATGTTTAAAACCAATTTCTTGTCCAAGTAATAAGAAATTTGTTTGATATAAACGATGTCATTGGCTCCactacaacaaaacaaacagCTGCACTACACTTGTGACCATTTATCTAATATTGCTTTAAAATGTCGTAATCAATTAATACTCATACTTTGTCAAAATACCACACATgaaaatgtacatttaaagaCTGTAATTGTCTCTCTTTCAAATTTAAGAGCCGGGCTCTTGTCTGTGGATTAATCGCCACTCAGTGCGGTTCTGCGTCAGTCCCTTGACCCCCTGGTATCTCACGACCTCAGCTCTTTCCATCTGGTCTATGTAAGCTATTCTCGGTCTTCCTCTCCTGCCTTCTATCTTCCCCTCCAAGATGGTCTTAAAGAAGTTGTCGTATTGCACCAGGTGTCCAATCATCTTTCCTCTCCAGTTTTCTCCAGCACCTCTTCATTGGTCTTCTTTTCGGTCCAGCTTATCTTCAACATTCACCTCCAGCACCACATCTCAAATACTTCAAGTTTCTCTCTTTCTTTTTAGTAAGAGTGCATGTTTCGCTACCGTAGAGAGCAATGCTCCAGACGTATGTTTTTAGAAGTCGTTTTCGTGTTTTGCATGTTTGTTGGCTTTAAATAGGGGTTTTTTCTGGTTGAAAGCTCTTTTTGCCATGGCTATTCTTGCAACGACATCTGGGTTACTTCTGGAGTTACTACATTGGTCATTATTCTCCCAAGGTACTTTGGTAACTTGCTCCAAGGTATCGTATCGCTCAATTTGATATCAGTCAGTTATTTTAGGAAACTGATCCAACATGGTACACAAAAAATTACTAccatgaaatttaatttaaaaagagtttaattcagttatttttatgtcaaatcTTTATTCGATAGGATCAGTTAGAACTAACCTTGACACGTccttaaagtttttaaataaaattattgaaaacattattattatcttatacGTCATAGGAAATACCAGAAAAATATCTCTATCAGTTGGATAGCAGtctgttatttatattgtggATCAAAACAAACAGGAATGCGACATTACTTAACCTTGtgccaaataaattaattatgactaATACTAATGGAAAATCGGCTGGATATGGAATGACTCGAAAAACTTGGGGATAAGATTATAGTCGAGACTAAGGGAGGCTACCTGCGGCTCTGTGAGCAACTTCGAAAGGAAACACGCGAATTTCTAAAAAGCATTCTTGGAAATGTTGTAagtctaataaaaacttacccAGTCTTTTGGCAGAGTGTAGGGATCTAATAACACCTAAAGCGGTACCATACTCGGCGGTGGCAAGTGAGCCAGTATTGCAATGTGTGAGAACCCTAACTTGTCCATCTCCCTCCAAATTCTTTAGTATAGCTTCACAACCATATCTGCCTATAGCCTTGTTGTCTTCTATGTCTTTTGATAGCATACCTTCGATGCTTGAGATAAATCTGTAAAGATTTCATaagtttatacaaaaatacagaTCAAATTACATCTTTGTAACTTGAAtaacaaaaagctttatttattatctacaaaaaaaaaacatataaattatgaattacaCGAACTACAAAAGTCTAGCTTGAAAGCAACACTCCGGACTTTATAACGAGCTGATGACCGTCAACTAGCCTAGACCTCAACTGTTTAGACTTccaattatggtcagttttaaagGAAATTGAGTCATtcgacattgagtctcttaaaaaatctttggagcaagcagtggctaaatccatagattcgtggccaaactgtataaaagccaaaggagggaaaaaaatatttattcattttttgcttaaactttaataaatatgtaggtattaattttagtaatataacattactatataaataaaatgcattttcatttgtaacagagcttatggctggactaggtatactTCGGTATAAAAACGTGATTAgctcaatatatttttttaagcgtAAAAATGGAAACACGATGACACACTTTTAATAAGATACTCGTAACACATACATAATTCAATCCCGCGAGTTAAAAGCCGAGAAgactgaaaatataattacacaaCGATCGTTATCTTAACACGCGTAATTTATCAAAGCATAAATCTTgcatatctatatttattcctGACAGATACGTTAAATTCATAGttgtaaataatgattaaaatcaTATCGTTATTGCatgcaattatttatgttgtaACGGATTAAAAAGCAATTCGAAGTCAAGAGTGCAAGCGTTTTTCTCGTCACGCATAATTTACGTCGTTTTTTTGCCTCCGTAAACGCTCCAGCCATTTTGAAGCCAACGGGCATCGCTAGAGACGAAGGCAAGCGGGGGATCTGGTTGATCCCTTTGAAGATGAGACCGGCTTTGGTATAGGATACTACTTGGACACGTTAGACCCGTCACACCTTCCTCCCATCTCTCCGCGAAGCAGAGATTCTAAGGCCGTAAatgcgctaattaaagatttacttTGGCGCCCAGTATATACTATTGGtgatcccagagctggtgcttttctcaaagaataagtattgcaatacagcgaggaaatgctgccagcgttaaaggtacactgccacagagaccaaacttataaatttgtttatttttttattattactatataggttaagaaaattttaaatacagtaCATAGGATTGTCGTTTCAACAAATGATTTCGAACGattcaataaaatcaattataaaaaaatgtgtgcgtgcacACGTAAgcagtgaaacttctttatgaccttatttttcgaaaaataacctactatatgcaactttacagaaattggttaaataaagttaaattagataattaattaaataatttaactttataatcatagacatgaatacaatacaatacatttattttattttacctaattactactaagattattatagaatttcattaattgtaatagaattattactatcattgttatagttattatatatttttgttattaatggcttcgaatctcttcgaatcaacagTGGTAGGGTACGATTCGAAGATATTCGAAGCGAAGGACACGAAAAAGATGGcgtgtaaccgaaaaatgtgacgcgtaaccgaaaaatgtgacggttaatttttttaacaacgccgataaagaagtttcacttcaaaaagaaCACCTACAGGAAACAACAAACTCCTTTTTGAGCATTTCTCTTCTAGATAATGCCTACTTAAAATTTAAGCGAAATGATGTATGTAAAAAGTTTCTTTGAAAAACTTTTCAAGCGGGTTGGTGTCCGCGTGTATATGTAGTTTTAGGTGTcagtttataacaatttagttatataaataaattaacaataagaCAAAACCTATATTTCCAGCTGAACCTAACTATATGGAGAAAACGATGATCatcagttttatattttcgatTGTAagcagattaaaaatatatatatatatatatatatatattgtctcTCTTTACGAAATTTATATTCCATTACTAAACACAAATTTCTATAAAAGccgcaaaaaaaaataataggccGCTTACCGAAACACATgctatagataccggcaaacatcttgaacaaatgtccttgcctgcgcagaagcgatttttaggtgtGTCACTCTCCCGCCAAGTGGGagcgatgcgcaaactttcctcCACTCCCTTGTTAAACGCTCAACTGGTATCTGACGTCCTATTTCGTACTAAGCGCATCAGAAATATACTTACCGCTCCTTAAATTCGTCTGGGTTGATAGACTCATCGGCGCTCAGTGTATTGGCTAAATTAATAAGCTCATCGGCAGCCAATTTTATGTTCACAGCTGTCGGTCGAGCTGACACCAAATAATTGAGTTTCCCTTCTATCTGAAATGCATATTAATAACCTGCAAATATTGTcttgaatttatattaacatattcTTTTCAAGCTGATAAGTGATGTTCATAGTTATGAATTCCCACAAACGCTAgatcttattattaaaaccatTTCTAGGAAATCACATGTGCGGGCATTTATTAGTCatgaaatattgtttagtCAAACTCATTATACGATTAAGAAGTTAGTTGATTAggattaaaagttttttttttaaatttataagtgttGCAAATATGTTACAACAGCCCTGTCGAGGGgtgtttaaattgtatatgatGTTTTACCTTTGTGTAAACAATAtggttaatgtaaaattaatttgatatgtaaaaaatctattgaattatattatataaagatataaataagtattaggTCACTTATCAGTTTATCATTCATGGAGCATGTTAGTATAATGTTTACAAAGTGACATCAATGTGGGGTACAAGTGATAACAATTCAGCCAATTGAGTAAATaaggattatttaaaattagataattttatcACATCTTTATAAAACTGATAATATGAGAAACAAAAATCCAATCCAATTTCCTAAAATGGTAATGTCGAtggaaataaagaaattataaccctatataatatatagtatctaATAACTTGAAGTTGAAATTAGAATGGTCAGTGAATagttataaactatatttgtACCTATGGTGTGAGCTGATATGCTCAAACACATTTTCCCAAAAAGTGTTTAAGTTCTTACTACTATTCTAAGTTACTATGAAAGGATGTCATGTCTCTTCAtatctgtattaaaatattagtatgaTAACACTGACCTCTTGCCTCATCACTTTCTTGTCTGAACTGTTATCTTTTAATAGTTCTATAGCAAGTGATAAACATCCTAATATAGCTATGGCCGGGGCACCACGAacctatgaaataaaaaatacttttatatattaatcttaCATGAGAattcataattaatgtttgttcAAGTGAATAAGCTAAGAAACTAcaggtttaaaaatattttctgttaatttaaataaattattccatATAGATGCTTGAAGAGCTAGTACTCTTAAATAATAAGGttatattagttaaatatatgtgCAATGCAGGGACTATTAGGTAACTCTTTTGAACAGATTTGAACGATGAATTCaagtattaacaataacaaaaatcgCCAAtagttaaaactttataattggaatataaaatatatgagctgtcataaattatattaatgtgtACCATATTATGTAAAGTATTTAGAATACCTGCATTTTGTTGATAACTTTCCATCCATCTTCCACTCCTtctactttaatatattttttttgaaatggaAGAAGTAATTGGTCTAATACCTCAAGATTCCCACGTTGATATTTAATAGATTCGAGACTCATTTTTACAAAGTACTACGTAAGCGACTTTATTAATCACAAGAATGTGAAATACCGGGAcgtatttcaattaaaaactaaatcaaatcaaaacaactcttttttcatttattctaAATCTTAACAGAAAACTCCGgcgtatgtattatataattacatactaAAGACTAtatcaacaaaacaaaactaaagtaataaaatataaatcttattacACAGGAAACAATCATCTTTTAATTTCCCGCTAGCATTGTCGATTGTC
This is a stretch of genomic DNA from Pieris brassicae chromosome 1, ilPieBrab1.1, whole genome shotgun sequence. It encodes these proteins:
- the LOC123712631 gene encoding methylthioribose-1-phosphate isomerase, whose protein sequence is MSLESIKYQRGNLEVLDQLLLPFQKKYIKVEGVEDGWKVINKMQVRGAPAIAILGCLSLAIELLKDNSSDKKVMRQEIEGKLNYLVSARPTAVNIKLAADELINLANTLSADESINPDEFKERFISSIEGMLSKDIEDNKAIGRYGCEAILKNLEGDGQVRVLTHCNTGSLATAEYGTALGVIRSLHSAKRLEHVFCTETRPYNQGARLTAFELVHEKIPATLIVDSMVAALMHVRKIGAVVVGADRVAANGDTANKIGTYQIAIVAKYHNVPFYVAAPFTSIDINVPSGEHIKIEERPDKEMTHIGDRRIAAPGINCWNPSFDITPAFLITGIITEKGVFLPHMLKTLFPI